The Leeuwenhoekiella sp. MAR_2009_132 genome contains the following window.
GTAGCAAAAAGTCACTCAATCCACAAGGACCGAAAAACCATTTAATCCTGAAAATCCTTATCAACAGGAGAAGTGATTAAAGGAGGTTCGTTTTTGTGTGACAAGTCTTATTGTGCGAGCTATCGCATTTCTGCCCGTATGGGGCAAAGCTTAAATTCTTCTTCAGACCATACCGGTTTTAGAACTGTGGTTGATCTCGCTATGTTGAAATAGGAAAATTTTAGAATTTTATGTTTCTGGATTACGCTTTGTTCCCTTTTTAGATTTTTGTGTATCAGTGTA
Protein-coding sequences here:
- a CDS encoding SUMF1/EgtB/PvdO family nonheme iron enzyme, which encodes MIKGGSFLCDKSYCASYRISARMGQSLNSSSDHTGFRTVVDLAMLK